One Myxococcota bacterium DNA segment encodes these proteins:
- the tsaB gene encoding tRNA (adenosine(37)-N6)-threonylcarbamoyltransferase complex dimerization subunit type 1 TsaB yields the protein MIDSACPRAVVALARDGKILAEVFLEEYTKHGENLPGAVRRCFELADLKVKDLEAIAVGIGPGSFIGVRIAMAHAKGLAMALQIPLIGFDTLAGIDKRGFQCVAIDARRAEFYIYRQGASSVSKSLPEDAYLETLGPDAAHIVSLLPGTPMDECFNLVPNYLRDHQC from the coding sequence ATGATCGATTCCGCATGCCCGCGCGCTGTTGTCGCGTTGGCGCGTGACGGTAAGATTTTGGCCGAAGTTTTTCTAGAAGAATACACAAAACACGGTGAAAACCTCCCGGGCGCTGTTAGGCGCTGCTTCGAATTAGCGGATTTGAAAGTGAAGGACCTAGAAGCCATTGCAGTGGGTATCGGGCCGGGGTCGTTTATTGGCGTTCGCATTGCGATGGCGCATGCTAAAGGCTTGGCGATGGCGCTGCAAATTCCATTGATTGGATTCGATACACTCGCGGGCATTGATAAGCGTGGGTTCCAGTGTGTGGCGATAGATGCCAGACGCGCTGAATTTTATATCTACCGACAGGGTGCTTCCTCCGTTTCCAAATCTCTTCCCGAAGATGCCTACTTAGAGACCTTAGGTCCTGATGCAGCACATATTGTATCGCTATTGCCAGGAACACCTATGGACGAATGTTTTAACCTCGTACCCAATTATCTACGGGATCATCAATGCTAG
- a CDS encoding DEAD/DEAH box helicase: MLELPWLHLLEAIKPDIISMRVVLHDFPKREGKCLAELYISQLEGAISEPSKLLDPKLQLSPRQLAVVHVFLNSTAFSARKDVYALSPNQALNLFSLANDLSLEIKGHGIVTLSSTPAQIAGFLIDQKLCFKVVDAGGKIIEEPKVLGVDRALIIDKHLKSYHLEPAFLPAEADRILSVAGLSIEYFGQEQPLQAYSQLAKMGVDLSCLNSLGMDANSQIVLRALLTKSGELRLHLVNILSVGSLTDEVEIRSKGNSEPVFWFDDGTCVKRPIEDEEKAKEYLLGLGAMPAEKHKGFGVKGQDALNLLSKISDSQSLPDWLEVDKDCLPELVNLPQKPTLVVEKSASGSMLKARVKLGDFQFSLEKLFEMAGQNASALLLDDDTVLTFSPETVRSLKVLTESLDLDDLSEEKDYSFSEIALLLKMLSTDVELEAELELYERLTNFIPTLLPEDRVLPVSLQTELRPYQHDALAWMSQLHRAGLGRLLADEMGLGKTLMVLSLIAKIRDQEGQKPNLVVAPTSVLDVWVAECARHFSGLKTMKWHGAERNLQLDEIQKVDLVVTSYALLRRDIDSLSKIPFRYLIIDEAQTIKNSKTESWKAARLINSDHRLALSGTPIENRISDLYSILDLVTPGILGDERTFLKRYGSSEKNAELRDRVRPMILRRRKEDVESDLPPKIENILHCEMLPAQKALYLEILRLAKQELFQSSHNSIPLLAALTRLRQVCCDPRLLPDRAGDTPSAKLDLFLEVMDECLSSGRKVIVYSQFVKMQKILIEALEKRGVKDTLWLHGATMDRAGVVSKFQDPDGPRVIVVSLKAGGTGITLTAADTVVYYDPWWNPAVMDQAADRAHRIGQTKTVHLIKLVCQDSIEEQILSLCEQKRAIANDVLLADQAGQRSLTLEDIRQLLQVEIDREL, from the coding sequence ATGCTAGAGCTGCCTTGGTTACACTTATTAGAAGCAATTAAACCCGATATCATTTCGATGCGGGTGGTACTTCATGATTTTCCTAAGCGTGAAGGTAAGTGCTTGGCTGAGCTTTATATCAGCCAGCTTGAGGGTGCGATTTCTGAGCCTAGCAAGCTTTTAGACCCAAAGTTGCAACTTTCTCCAAGGCAACTGGCTGTGGTGCATGTCTTTTTGAATTCGACAGCATTTTCGGCGCGTAAAGATGTCTACGCCTTGAGCCCAAATCAGGCACTGAACCTATTTTCCTTGGCCAATGACTTGAGTTTGGAAATTAAGGGTCATGGCATTGTCACCCTTTCTTCGACCCCAGCACAGATTGCGGGCTTTCTGATTGACCAAAAGCTATGTTTTAAAGTTGTGGATGCGGGCGGCAAAATTATAGAAGAGCCTAAAGTTTTGGGCGTGGACCGCGCGCTGATTATTGATAAGCACTTAAAGAGCTATCATTTAGAACCGGCTTTCTTGCCTGCCGAAGCCGACCGTATTTTATCTGTTGCTGGCTTATCCATTGAATATTTTGGCCAAGAACAGCCCCTGCAGGCATATTCGCAGCTGGCAAAAATGGGCGTCGATCTGTCCTGCCTTAATTCTTTAGGCATGGACGCTAATAGCCAAATCGTCCTGCGCGCATTGCTGACGAAATCGGGCGAGCTCAGACTGCATTTGGTCAATATTCTATCTGTGGGCAGTTTAACCGACGAAGTGGAAATCAGGTCGAAAGGCAACAGTGAGCCAGTTTTCTGGTTTGACGATGGCACGTGTGTTAAACGGCCAATTGAAGACGAAGAAAAAGCTAAAGAATACCTGCTTGGGCTGGGTGCTATGCCGGCCGAGAAACATAAAGGTTTCGGAGTGAAAGGCCAAGACGCCTTGAACCTTTTGTCCAAAATCTCCGATTCTCAAAGCTTGCCCGATTGGCTTGAAGTGGACAAAGACTGCCTGCCTGAACTGGTTAACTTGCCTCAAAAGCCGACCTTGGTGGTGGAGAAAAGCGCGTCCGGCTCCATGCTTAAGGCCAGAGTTAAGCTGGGCGATTTTCAGTTTTCTTTGGAGAAGCTCTTCGAAATGGCTGGGCAAAACGCCAGCGCTTTGCTGCTAGATGATGACACGGTTTTAACGTTCTCGCCTGAGACGGTCCGCTCGCTCAAAGTTTTGACTGAATCGCTAGATTTAGACGATTTGTCGGAAGAGAAAGATTATTCATTCTCAGAGATAGCGCTTTTGCTCAAGATGCTTTCTACGGATGTTGAGCTCGAGGCAGAGCTGGAACTCTACGAAAGATTAACGAACTTTATCCCAACCCTCTTGCCGGAAGATCGGGTGTTGCCAGTCTCTTTGCAAACGGAACTCAGGCCTTATCAGCATGATGCGCTGGCGTGGATGTCGCAGCTTCACCGTGCTGGCTTGGGAAGGTTGTTGGCAGATGAAATGGGTCTCGGTAAAACTTTGATGGTTTTATCGTTGATTGCTAAAATAAGAGATCAGGAAGGTCAAAAGCCAAACCTCGTGGTCGCACCGACCAGCGTTTTGGACGTTTGGGTAGCTGAATGTGCCCGGCATTTCTCGGGTCTAAAAACCATGAAATGGCATGGTGCTGAACGAAATCTGCAACTGGACGAAATTCAAAAAGTCGATTTGGTGGTCACGAGTTACGCGTTGCTCAGGCGCGATATCGATAGCTTGTCTAAGATCCCATTTCGCTATTTGATTATTGATGAAGCGCAAACGATCAAGAACTCCAAGACCGAGAGTTGGAAAGCGGCACGTTTGATTAATTCAGATCATCGCTTGGCCCTATCTGGTACGCCCATCGAAAATCGCATTTCCGATTTGTACAGTATTTTGGATCTCGTAACGCCGGGTATCTTGGGTGATGAGCGGACTTTCTTGAAGCGCTACGGCTCCTCTGAGAAGAACGCCGAGTTGAGAGACAGGGTTCGGCCAATGATTCTACGCCGCCGTAAAGAAGATGTAGAAAGCGACTTGCCGCCTAAAATCGAAAATATTTTGCATTGTGAAATGTTGCCTGCGCAAAAAGCCCTCTACCTTGAGATCTTGCGCCTTGCGAAGCAGGAGCTATTCCAAAGCAGTCATAACAGCATACCGCTTTTGGCTGCATTGACGCGCCTTCGCCAAGTCTGTTGTGATCCACGTTTGCTCCCGGATCGGGCTGGGGATACGCCTTCTGCAAAGTTAGACCTATTCTTAGAAGTCATGGACGAATGCCTGTCTTCGGGCCGCAAAGTGATTGTCTACAGTCAGTTTGTCAAAATGCAGAAGATATTAATTGAAGCCTTGGAAAAACGAGGTGTCAAAGATACGCTTTGGTTGCATGGTGCCACCATGGATCGAGCTGGCGTGGTTTCCAAGTTCCAAGACCCAGATGGCCCCCGCGTTATCGTGGTGAGCTTAAAAGCCGGCGGTACGGGGATTACATTGACCGCTGCTGACACCGTGGTTTACTACGACCCATGGTGGAATCCGGCAGTCATGGATCAAGCCGCTGATAGAGCGCATCGTATTGGTCAAACCAAGACCGTGCATTTGATTAAGCTGGTTTGCCAAGACAGCATTGAAGAGCAGATCTTGAGTCTTTGTGAGCAAAAACGCGCCATCGCGAACGACGTTCTACTGGCAGACCAAGCCGGTCAGCGTTCATTGACACTCGAAGACATTAGACAGCTTTTGCAAGTTGAGATAGACCGAGAACTATGA
- a CDS encoding alpha/beta fold hydrolase, translating to MPLIERSSYVPPRLFTNPHVQTIYPALLRQTWGVRYSRERIATPDEDFLDLDWSFVGSKRLAILTHGLEGHSGHSYMLGMAKALNQQGISALAWNLRGCSGEPNRKQHFYNGGQTEDLATVVSHVEDKFDEIYLVGFSLGGNLTLKYLGEQGKKLCPKIKSAVAFSVPVDFQSCATQVTARQNWIYFRKFMRTIEQKISAKSARVKLPVSLDRLKSVTSFKELDDWFTAPLFGLQNAEQLWKQSSCLEYLDQIGVPTLMVTAQDDPMLGPSCYPTEIASENPFLYLEMPQYGGHVGFVAFNRKGEYWSEARAIEFINAHREAA from the coding sequence ATGCCTCTCATTGAACGCTCTTCCTATGTTCCACCCCGGCTTTTTACCAATCCACATGTACAAACCATCTACCCGGCGCTGCTCAGGCAGACCTGGGGGGTGCGTTATTCGAGGGAGCGCATTGCGACACCTGATGAAGATTTTTTAGACTTGGATTGGTCGTTTGTTGGCTCTAAGCGGCTTGCGATTTTGACCCACGGATTAGAAGGGCACTCAGGTCACTCGTACATGTTGGGCATGGCTAAGGCTTTAAACCAGCAAGGTATCTCGGCACTCGCTTGGAATCTGAGGGGTTGCAGCGGCGAGCCCAATCGCAAGCAGCACTTTTATAATGGCGGCCAGACCGAGGATTTGGCCACGGTTGTCAGTCATGTCGAAGATAAATTCGATGAAATCTATTTGGTTGGATTTAGTTTGGGTGGGAATCTGACACTCAAATATCTGGGAGAGCAGGGCAAGAAGCTCTGCCCGAAAATTAAAAGTGCGGTTGCATTTTCTGTGCCCGTCGATTTCCAGAGCTGTGCCACGCAGGTAACAGCCCGGCAAAACTGGATTTACTTTCGCAAATTCATGCGGACAATTGAACAAAAAATTAGCGCTAAATCTGCACGAGTTAAACTGCCTGTGTCGTTAGACAGGCTTAAAAGCGTGACTTCTTTTAAAGAGCTTGATGACTGGTTCACCGCGCCACTGTTTGGACTGCAAAACGCGGAGCAGCTTTGGAAGCAGTCTAGCTGTCTTGAATACTTGGACCAGATTGGTGTGCCGACACTAATGGTCACGGCTCAAGACGATCCAATGTTGGGGCCTTCTTGTTATCCAACTGAGATTGCCTCCGAAAATCCCTTTTTATATTTAGAGATGCCTCAATACGGTGGTCATGTGGGCTTTGTCGCTTTTAATCGCAAAGGCGAATATTGGTCTGAGGCGCGGGCGATTGAGTTTATCAATGCGCATCGCGAAGCGGCCTAA
- a CDS encoding DoxX family protein — protein sequence MQFNIATLALRLSFGLSMALAHGLPKLMNFAEMSPGFADPLGIGPVPSMAFVVFAEFFCALLVAFGVLTRYSAIPVIIVMAVACFHIHGGADWGTREASFLFGIAFLAMSLLGSGRFSLDYLVFKKR from the coding sequence ATGCAATTCAACATCGCAACACTTGCCCTGAGACTTTCCTTTGGCCTCTCGATGGCGCTCGCTCATGGTTTACCGAAACTGATGAACTTTGCCGAAATGTCACCCGGCTTTGCGGACCCTTTGGGGATCGGACCGGTGCCAAGCATGGCGTTTGTGGTATTTGCGGAATTTTTCTGCGCGCTATTAGTGGCCTTTGGCGTACTGACTCGCTATAGTGCCATTCCCGTAATTATTGTCATGGCCGTAGCCTGCTTTCACATACATGGCGGCGCAGACTGGGGAACGCGTGAAGCTTCCTTTCTCTTTGGTATCGCTTTTTTAGCCATGAGCCTATTAGGCTCCGGCAGATTCTCGCTTGATTATCTTGTCTTCAAAAAGCGCTAA
- a CDS encoding YihY family inner membrane protein, with amino-acid sequence MRLWFTRQYRFWKSATTHFLDQNGFTSASALAYQTLFSIVPLLVAGLALSTLFPFFEQSTKDFEAYLVKHMVAYSTSEIKEYIETFSKNAAGLSAGSIVFLIISAVMMIATIENAFSAIWGAKPRPWDIRSFVTYAAVLLILPILAGIALAALANSLLSWLPFADMMSILSTWIGLTLIYRFLPNCVVFWKDAAKGALLATILFESAKHLFGLYIQ; translated from the coding sequence ATGAGACTCTGGTTCACACGGCAATATCGTTTTTGGAAATCCGCCACCACCCATTTTTTAGATCAAAATGGATTCACCTCGGCAAGCGCGCTCGCCTATCAGACTTTGTTTTCAATTGTACCTCTGCTGGTGGCTGGACTCGCTCTCAGCACGCTCTTTCCTTTTTTTGAACAATCGACCAAAGACTTCGAAGCCTACCTGGTAAAACACATGGTGGCCTACTCTACCTCCGAAATTAAAGAATACATAGAAACCTTTAGCAAAAACGCGGCTGGCCTTTCAGCGGGCAGCATAGTCTTTCTGATTATCTCCGCGGTGATGATGATAGCCACCATCGAAAATGCATTCAGCGCCATCTGGGGGGCAAAGCCAAGACCGTGGGATATACGCTCATTTGTTACTTACGCGGCTGTGCTGTTAATCCTGCCGATTCTGGCAGGCATTGCATTGGCGGCTTTGGCCAATTCGCTTCTTAGTTGGCTACCTTTCGCTGACATGATGTCCATTCTATCAACTTGGATTGGGCTGACTTTGATCTATCGCTTCCTGCCCAATTGCGTCGTCTTTTGGAAAGACGCTGCCAAAGGAGCGCTGCTAGCCACAATCCTATTCGAATCGGCAAAGCATTTATTCGGCTTATACATTCAG
- a CDS encoding Mur ligase domain-containing protein, which produces MKIYLIGIAGTAMGAFAGLLKQAGHEVVGSDAATYPPMKDKLSEWGIRVKTPYAASNIEADSDLVVVGNIVSKDHIEVLEVLRLGLKTTSFPQALNSLFLSDKKSVVAAGTHGKTTISAILAHTLTHTGRDPSFLIGGIAQNFTESFHVGAGEPFVIEGDEYDTAFFDKGPKFLHYKPFYLLCSSLEYDHADIYKSVDEIIERFAQLISLVPGDGVIVLNNLFPDLKRALEKSELKAKLIEYGEPAMLVESSKGLEFEVNAARVSIPLAGRHNAQNAFGCYLILQSMGLTHEEIQGGFSSFQGVKRRMEEVGLKNGILVIDDFAHHPTAVKTTLEGAKKRYPGRPLWALFEPRSASSCRKVFQNAYAASFDAADRVLLAPPGRHLEPGIMMDVPKLALDVGLKATACDSYDKMIELVRAEVPANAVLLCMSNGAFGGIHRKILEVL; this is translated from the coding sequence ATGAAGATTTACCTCATTGGGATTGCTGGCACGGCCATGGGTGCTTTTGCGGGATTGTTAAAGCAAGCGGGTCATGAAGTGGTTGGCTCCGATGCCGCGACCTATCCACCCATGAAAGATAAGCTTTCTGAATGGGGTATACGCGTTAAGACACCGTATGCAGCGAGTAACATAGAGGCGGACAGCGATTTGGTGGTGGTTGGAAATATTGTTTCCAAAGATCATATCGAAGTGCTGGAAGTTTTGCGTTTAGGACTGAAGACGACTTCCTTTCCCCAAGCTTTAAACTCATTATTTTTAAGTGATAAAAAGTCGGTGGTCGCAGCTGGAACACATGGAAAAACCACTATCAGCGCGATTTTGGCCCACACGCTCACCCACACAGGTCGTGATCCAAGCTTTTTAATCGGAGGCATCGCTCAGAATTTCACGGAAAGTTTCCATGTTGGTGCGGGCGAGCCCTTCGTGATTGAGGGGGACGAATACGACACGGCGTTCTTTGATAAGGGACCGAAATTTCTTCACTATAAGCCGTTTTATTTGCTGTGCAGTTCACTAGAATACGACCATGCCGACATTTATAAGTCTGTAGATGAAATTATTGAGCGCTTTGCTCAGTTGATTTCATTGGTGCCAGGAGATGGCGTGATTGTGCTCAACAATCTCTTTCCAGATTTAAAGCGTGCGCTAGAAAAGAGCGAGCTGAAGGCCAAGCTGATTGAATACGGTGAGCCGGCGATGCTTGTTGAGTCTTCCAAAGGCCTTGAGTTTGAAGTGAACGCCGCCCGCGTGAGCATCCCGTTGGCTGGACGGCATAACGCTCAAAATGCCTTCGGTTGCTACCTGATTCTTCAATCGATGGGTTTGACGCACGAAGAGATACAAGGTGGCTTTTCTAGCTTTCAAGGTGTGAAGCGGCGAATGGAAGAAGTCGGCTTGAAAAATGGCATTTTGGTGATTGATGATTTCGCGCACCACCCTACAGCTGTTAAAACAACTTTGGAAGGCGCGAAAAAACGCTACCCAGGCAGGCCGCTTTGGGCATTGTTTGAGCCACGCTCAGCCAGTAGCTGTCGAAAAGTCTTTCAAAATGCCTACGCCGCCAGTTTTGATGCCGCAGATCGGGTGCTGCTTGCACCGCCTGGGCGCCATCTTGAGCCAGGCATTATGATGGATGTGCCTAAGCTTGCTTTGGATGTCGGCCTCAAAGCAACCGCTTGCGACTCTTACGATAAGATGATTGAGTTGGTGCGTGCTGAAGTACCAGCAAATGCGGTACTGCTATGTATGTCCAATGGGGCATTCGGTGGCATTCATCGGAAAATTTTGGAAGTGCTATGA
- the clpB gene encoding ATP-dependent chaperone ClpB, which translates to MQLDKMTTKLREALETARQTCISKNQQQLSLVHVLQALMNQQDSLVPQVFASLGANTQAIASDVKTQIDNEPKVSGTESQEVYLAPNVQKALETAGNIGQKWGDSFLSTETVLLALAQTGVTKSFLERHGVHAKAIEKVILDLRQGNAVSDENPESKTGALQKYTRNLTSDARAGKLDPVIGRDEEIRRTMQVLSRRSKNNPVLIGEPGVGKTAIAEGIAMRIATADVPDSLKDKQLVALDLGALIAGTKYRGEFEDRLKALIKELQKGQGDYILFIDELHTLVGAGGADGAMDASNMLKPALARGELRCIGATTLNEYRKYVEKDAALERRFQPVYITEPSLEDAITILRGLKERYESHHGIRITDGAIVAACVLSNRYITARQLPDKAIDLIDEAASALKMQIESVPVELDELERAITRLEVAKQALMREKDASSMKRLEETERELAEKKEKAVSLRARWTTEKNRILEVKNTKAQVERLKHEIDMAQRQGDFENAAKLQYGDLFELEKKLDAAPASSNFLREEVSEEDIAGVVSRWTGIPVQKMLEAETERLLHMEERLAGRVIGQQEAVTSVSNAVRRSRAGLSDEKKPLGSFLFLGPTGVGKTELARALAEFLFDDEHAMIRIDMSEYMEKHSVSRFIGAPPGYVGYEEGGQLTEAVRRRPYSVILLDEVEKASPEIFNVLLQLLDDGRLTDGQGRVVDFRNTLVLMTSNIGSQYLLEGVTPTAQEQVLSDLKAHFRPEFLNRIDDIIMFHGLTRENLTSIVDIQLQELIRRLKTRDLGFEISGPAKEKLAEIGYDPIFGARPLKRVIQRQVVDPISKAILEGRFGPDSKVKVDISDGHIKIS; encoded by the coding sequence ATGCAACTCGATAAAATGACTACCAAGCTCAGGGAAGCCTTGGAAACAGCCAGACAGACTTGTATTTCAAAAAACCAGCAGCAACTCTCTTTGGTGCATGTGCTTCAGGCTTTGATGAACCAGCAAGATAGCTTGGTCCCTCAAGTATTTGCCAGTCTAGGGGCAAATACCCAGGCAATTGCCTCCGACGTAAAGACCCAAATTGACAACGAACCCAAGGTTTCAGGCACTGAGTCCCAGGAAGTCTATTTAGCGCCAAACGTCCAAAAGGCTTTAGAAACTGCTGGCAATATCGGTCAAAAATGGGGAGATAGTTTTCTCTCCACAGAAACGGTTCTGCTCGCTTTAGCTCAAACCGGCGTCACCAAAAGTTTTCTGGAAAGACATGGCGTTCATGCCAAAGCTATCGAAAAGGTCATTTTAGACCTCAGACAAGGGAATGCCGTATCTGACGAAAATCCCGAATCTAAAACGGGAGCCTTACAAAAATATACCCGCAATCTCACCAGCGATGCTCGCGCAGGCAAGTTGGACCCGGTCATTGGCAGGGATGAAGAAATCCGCAGAACCATGCAGGTATTAAGCCGGCGCTCCAAGAACAACCCAGTTCTCATTGGCGAGCCCGGCGTAGGTAAAACAGCCATCGCTGAAGGCATCGCCATGCGGATTGCCACTGCGGACGTTCCTGACAGTCTGAAAGACAAGCAATTGGTCGCGCTTGATTTGGGCGCTCTCATAGCTGGCACCAAATACCGCGGTGAGTTCGAAGATCGCCTCAAGGCACTCATCAAAGAACTTCAAAAAGGCCAAGGCGATTACATCCTATTTATAGACGAGCTTCACACCCTGGTAGGTGCAGGCGGTGCTGACGGCGCTATGGATGCTAGCAACATGTTAAAGCCTGCCTTGGCCAGAGGCGAGCTGAGATGCATTGGCGCAACCACGCTCAACGAATACAGAAAATACGTTGAAAAAGACGCTGCCCTAGAAAGACGCTTCCAACCGGTTTATATCACAGAGCCAAGCCTAGAAGATGCCATTACTATCCTTAGAGGCCTGAAAGAACGCTATGAATCCCATCACGGGATTCGCATAACAGACGGCGCCATTGTCGCCGCCTGCGTTTTGTCGAATCGCTATATTACCGCTCGCCAATTGCCAGATAAGGCCATCGACCTAATCGATGAAGCCGCCAGTGCGCTGAAGATGCAGATTGAATCAGTGCCAGTCGAATTGGATGAACTAGAACGAGCCATTACTCGCCTGGAAGTAGCGAAACAAGCTTTAATGCGGGAAAAAGACGCATCCAGCATGAAACGCCTGGAAGAAACAGAAAGAGAGCTGGCCGAGAAAAAAGAAAAAGCCGTCTCACTCAGAGCCCGCTGGACCACTGAAAAAAACCGCATTTTGGAAGTCAAAAATACCAAAGCACAAGTGGAGCGCCTCAAGCATGAAATCGACATGGCCCAACGCCAAGGCGATTTCGAAAATGCAGCCAAGCTTCAATATGGCGATCTATTTGAGCTGGAGAAAAAGTTAGATGCCGCCCCGGCCTCATCGAATTTTCTCAGAGAAGAGGTCAGCGAAGAAGACATTGCCGGCGTAGTCTCCAGATGGACTGGCATTCCGGTACAAAAAATGTTGGAAGCCGAAACTGAGCGGCTCCTCCACATGGAAGAACGCCTGGCCGGTCGCGTTATCGGCCAACAAGAAGCCGTAACTTCAGTTAGCAACGCCGTGCGCCGCAGCCGCGCTGGTCTCTCGGATGAAAAAAAGCCCTTAGGCAGCTTTCTGTTTTTAGGCCCAACCGGAGTGGGCAAAACCGAATTAGCCAGAGCGTTGGCCGAGTTCTTATTTGACGATGAACACGCCATGATCCGAATCGATATGTCCGAATACATGGAAAAGCACTCGGTTTCACGCTTCATCGGCGCTCCTCCCGGCTATGTCGGTTATGAAGAAGGCGGCCAACTCACAGAAGCAGTCAGACGCAGACCCTACAGCGTCATTTTGCTCGATGAAGTTGAGAAAGCAAGCCCTGAGATTTTCAACGTTTTGTTGCAGTTACTAGATGATGGCCGCCTAACCGATGGGCAAGGACGCGTGGTTGATTTCAGAAACACGCTTGTTCTGATGACCAGCAACATTGGCAGCCAATACCTTTTAGAAGGTGTTACCCCAACCGCGCAAGAACAAGTCTTAAGCGATTTAAAAGCGCACTTTAGACCTGAGTTTTTAAACCGCATTGATGACATTATTATGTTCCATGGCTTAACCCGTGAAAATCTGACATCCATTGTAGATATTCAGCTGCAAGAACTGATTAGACGGCTGAAAACACGAGACCTGGGTTTTGAAATTTCAGGCCCAGCCAAAGAAAAGCTTGCAGAAATCGGCTACGATCCAATCTTTGGCGCACGCCCCTTAAAAAGGGTCATTCAGCGCCAAGTGGTAGACCCTATTTCCAAGGCGATTTTGGAAGGTCGCTTTGGCCCAGATAGTAAAGTTAAAGTTGATATTTCAGACGGTCATATAAAGATTTCTTAA
- a CDS encoding GatB/YqeY domain-containing protein, producing MASMTSLQERIGNDWKEAMKARDPKKDVLSLMKTEIKNKAISSRTDGAAGTELGDAAALDVLMKMAKQRRESIESFKAGARQDLADKEALELATIELYLPSALTDSELEALVQDVAKEIGAEGPKDMGKLMKAVMTKAAGGADGNRVQVMVRKCLG from the coding sequence ATGGCATCTATGACTAGCCTACAAGAACGAATCGGAAACGACTGGAAAGAAGCCATGAAGGCGCGTGATCCGAAAAAAGATGTTCTGTCTTTAATGAAGACGGAAATTAAAAATAAAGCGATTTCTTCCAGAACCGACGGTGCGGCTGGCACAGAGCTTGGCGATGCGGCTGCATTAGATGTTTTGATGAAGATGGCCAAACAGCGCCGTGAGTCAATCGAGTCCTTTAAAGCCGGCGCGCGTCAAGATTTGGCTGACAAAGAAGCGTTAGAACTTGCTACTATTGAGTTGTATTTGCCCAGCGCTTTAACCGATAGTGAATTGGAAGCTTTGGTTCAGGATGTCGCGAAAGAAATTGGCGCTGAAGGCCCAAAAGACATGGGCAAGCTGATGAAAGCCGTGATGACCAAAGCCGCCGGCGGTGCCGATGGCAATCGCGTCCAAGTCATGGTGAGGAAGTGTTTGGGATAA